In a genomic window of Bacteroidetes bacterium SB0662_bin_6:
- a CDS encoding VCBS repeat-containing protein yields MIKHIHRKVRVALAFVIFVAAGFFAGCSGPQEVPSGNRLFTLIPSSWSGVRFENRLRPTESFNVFTYRNYFNGGGVGIADLNGDGLRDLVLTANQLDDRLYLNRGAFRFEEVTGRAGMESGRGWSTGVSIADVNGDGLPDIYICRAGDASRDDRANLLFINEGPNDDGVPRFEEQAAAYGLDDAGFSVHAAFFDYDGDGDLDMYLVNNSPREVSSFGLRNIRDSRHEGGGDKLYRNDGEVFIDVSVEAGMYGSEIAFGLDVIASDFDGDGWLDLYVSNDFFERDYFYRNNGNGAFTEALEGHFPSISLSSMGNDAADMDNDGRPDLYVTDMLPADDYRLKTTGSHESWNIYREKVENGFYHQFTRNTLQYNRGDGAFSDIGPIAGVAATDWSWSTLIVDLDMDGHKDILVTNGVYRDVIDQDFMAFFAAEIQRMVRERTDKLDYLELLERMPSKPIPNVVFQGNGDRTFTDKTVEWGLDTPVFSNGAAYGDLDNDGDPDLVINNIDEEVFIYRNEADTLHAHRFLQIALTGQGANRFGVGARVTVWQGKTPLVQEQMPSRGFQSTVDHVLTFGLGEGVADSVEVRWPDGRRQVLEQPAINSLLTLRQEEAGAVPPVARTGTPPRFADGTETSGLAFVHAENDFVDFDRELLPLRMLSTEGPRFAVGDVDGDGLDDVYVGGAKDSPGGLFRQRPRGVFAASDSTPFAADAISEDVDAAFFDADGDGDLDLYVASGGSEYSELAPAFRDRLYLNDGAGRFVKAPDALPSLYASSACVVPADYDLDGDMDLFVGARLIPWQYGLDPSSVLLRNDGQGRFTDVTEEVAPALQRVGMVTDAVWADVNDDARPDLVVAGEWMPITIFLNEGGLVPQSENGLDKSHGWWNRLLAGDMDGDGDMDFVAGNLGLNTVLHASDEEPLTMHVNDFDRNGRIDQVISLYRNGVLYPMPLRQDLFRQLPVLEARFPRFADYAGTPLEEVFTPEERSSSVVRHAHTLATSYIENRGDGTFSLHPLPFEAQLTPVYALLSGDYDEDGYKDLLMAGNFYAAKPEIGRMDAGYGLFLRGDGTGAFAPVPIADSGFRVPGQARDMALVADRLIAIAVNDGPVQVISVR; encoded by the coding sequence ATGATAAAACATATCCACAGAAAGGTACGCGTCGCACTTGCTTTTGTTATTTTTGTCGCCGCAGGCTTTTTCGCCGGGTGTTCCGGCCCGCAGGAAGTGCCTTCGGGCAACCGTCTCTTCACCCTGATCCCTTCTTCCTGGTCCGGCGTCCGTTTCGAAAACCGACTGCGCCCCACCGAATCCTTCAATGTGTTTACGTATCGAAATTATTTCAACGGCGGTGGAGTGGGCATTGCCGACCTGAACGGCGACGGATTGCGCGATCTGGTGTTGACCGCCAATCAGTTGGACGACCGGCTGTATCTGAACAGGGGCGCGTTCCGGTTCGAAGAGGTGACGGGCCGGGCCGGGATGGAAAGCGGACGCGGCTGGTCCACCGGCGTGAGCATCGCCGACGTGAACGGGGATGGTTTGCCGGACATCTATATCTGCCGTGCGGGCGATGCATCCAGGGACGATCGGGCCAACCTTCTCTTTATCAACGAGGGACCGAACGACGACGGCGTACCCCGTTTCGAGGAGCAGGCCGCTGCCTATGGTCTCGACGACGCGGGATTTTCCGTCCATGCGGCGTTTTTCGATTACGACGGGGACGGGGATCTGGATATGTACCTTGTCAACAATTCGCCGCGCGAAGTGAGCAGTTTCGGCCTGCGCAACATACGCGACAGCCGCCATGAGGGCGGGGGCGACAAACTGTATCGGAACGATGGGGAGGTTTTTATCGATGTGAGCGTCGAAGCGGGTATGTACGGAAGCGAAATCGCGTTCGGACTCGATGTGATAGCCAGTGATTTCGATGGGGACGGCTGGCTCGATCTGTATGTGTCCAACGATTTCTTCGAACGCGATTACTTCTACCGGAATAACGGGAACGGCGCATTTACCGAAGCGCTGGAGGGGCATTTTCCCTCTATCAGTCTTTCCTCCATGGGAAACGACGCCGCCGACATGGACAACGACGGCCGTCCGGATCTGTATGTGACGGATATGCTTCCGGCAGACGATTACCGGCTCAAGACCACGGGGAGCCACGAGTCCTGGAATATCTACCGGGAAAAGGTGGAGAATGGATTTTATCACCAGTTCACCCGCAATACGTTGCAGTACAACCGCGGCGACGGCGCGTTCAGCGATATAGGCCCCATTGCGGGCGTGGCGGCCACCGACTGGAGCTGGAGCACCCTGATCGTTGATCTGGATATGGATGGGCACAAGGACATCCTGGTCACCAATGGGGTATACCGGGACGTGATCGATCAGGATTTCATGGCGTTCTTCGCCGCGGAAATCCAGCGTATGGTGCGCGAGCGCACCGACAAACTCGATTACCTCGAATTGCTGGAACGCATGCCTTCGAAGCCGATCCCCAATGTGGTTTTCCAGGGGAACGGGGATCGCACGTTCACCGACAAGACGGTGGAATGGGGTCTGGATACGCCTGTTTTTTCCAATGGGGCGGCATATGGGGATCTGGATAACGACGGCGATCCGGATCTGGTGATCAACAATATCGATGAAGAGGTTTTCATATACCGGAACGAAGCGGATACGCTGCATGCGCATCGTTTTTTGCAGATTGCGCTAACAGGGCAGGGCGCCAACCGCTTCGGCGTGGGCGCCAGGGTCACCGTATGGCAGGGCAAAACGCCTCTCGTTCAGGAGCAGATGCCCTCGCGCGGCTTCCAGTCCACGGTGGACCATGTGCTGACCTTCGGGCTCGGGGAAGGTGTGGCCGATTCGGTGGAGGTCCGGTGGCCGGATGGCCGGCGGCAGGTCCTCGAACAGCCCGCGATAAACAGCCTGCTCACCCTGCGGCAGGAGGAAGCGGGCGCCGTACCGCCTGTTGCGCGCACTGGAACGCCGCCGCGTTTTGCGGATGGGACGGAAACGTCCGGGTTGGCGTTCGTGCATGCGGAAAACGACTTCGTCGATTTCGACCGGGAATTACTCCCGCTTCGCATGCTTTCCACCGAAGGTCCGCGCTTTGCCGTGGGCGATGTGGACGGGGATGGCCTCGACGACGTATATGTGGGCGGCGCAAAGGACTCGCCGGGAGGGCTTTTCAGGCAGCGGCCCAGGGGCGTTTTCGCGGCTTCCGATAGTACGCCGTTTGCCGCCGACGCCATCTCCGAAGATGTCGATGCCGCCTTCTTCGATGCGGACGGAGACGGCGATCTCGATCTGTATGTGGCGAGCGGGGGCAGCGAATATTCGGAACTGGCCCCGGCTTTCCGGGATCGTCTGTATCTGAACGACGGCGCCGGGCGTTTCGTCAAAGCGCCGGATGCGTTACCCTCCCTGTATGCGAGCAGCGCCTGTGTGGTCCCCGCCGACTACGACCTGGACGGGGACATGGATCTGTTTGTGGGGGCGCGTTTGATTCCCTGGCAGTACGGGCTCGATCCCTCGAGCGTGCTGCTCCGTAACGATGGGCAGGGGCGCTTTACCGACGTGACCGAGGAGGTAGCTCCGGCTTTGCAGCGCGTCGGCATGGTGACGGACGCCGTGTGGGCCGATGTGAACGACGACGCGAGGCCGGACCTTGTCGTGGCGGGCGAATGGATGCCCATCACCATATTTCTGAACGAAGGAGGGCTGGTTCCGCAATCGGAAAACGGCCTGGACAAGAGTCACGGGTGGTGGAACCGCCTGCTTGCCGGGGATATGGACGGGGACGGTGATATGGATTTTGTAGCAGGCAACCTCGGGCTGAACACCGTATTGCATGCTTCGGACGAGGAACCGCTCACGATGCATGTGAACGATTTCGATCGGAACGGGCGCATTGATCAGGTCATTTCCCTGTACCGGAACGGGGTGCTGTACCCGATGCCTCTTCGCCAGGATCTATTCCGGCAGCTCCCGGTGCTCGAGGCGCGTTTTCCCCGTTTTGCGGACTATGCCGGCACGCCCCTTGAAGAGGTTTTTACGCCGGAGGAACGCTCGTCTTCGGTGGTCCGGCATGCCCACACGCTGGCCACATCGTATATCGAGAACCGGGGCGACGGGACGTTTTCCCTGCACCCTCTACCGTTCGAGGCGCAGCTTACGCCCGTCTATGCGTTGCTCTCCGGAGATTACGATGAGGACGGGTACAAGGACCTCCTCATGGCCGGCAATTTTTATGCCGCGAAGCCCGAGATCGGACGGATGGACGCGGGGTACGGCCTGTTTCTTCGGGGCGACGGCACGGGGGCGTTCGCTCCGGTTCCGATCGCGGACAGCGGTTTTCGCGTGCCGGGGCAGGCGCGGGACATGGCCCTGGTCGCTGACCGCCTCATTGCGATCGCTGTGAACGACGGCCCCGTGCAGGTGATTTCGGTACGCTGA
- a CDS encoding TonB-dependent receptor plug domain-containing protein, with product MERTAWMLAAILFLFVFGIGTVRAQSSSVSSNRNDSEGTVRGIVTDASNGLPLPGANVLLRDSTGSTMGSVSNRDGFYLISGLAPGAYRLQASFIGFEAYTDTLIVEAGARITRHIALVPATGELNEVVIAAESGAGRMRAGLQTVRAAGIRRIPAPDAGGDLASWLQSLPGVVALGDRGGQLFVRGGTPAQNLVLVDGLPVWQPFHIVGFFSAFPHDLVSNADFYAGGFGARYSGRISSVVDVTMREGNAQRFAGAASISPFLASMRIEGPLRKEKVSFLGSARMSVIEQAAPVFLAKSLPLRFGDMFLKLTSSGSTNSRCSLSALHTFDRGAIDVDNDDPGDVFRWSNTVAGGRCIAFPANTSSVFELVGGVSYFNNAVEQSMTPERASDAVQISTKVNLTTPVRGRQLRVGAFARANWLEYTLGEQFQNVRADSDLLISAGAYAELETTIGNSISVTPGLSATFYPTPYKSVVEPRLRFSWRQHADQTFHAALGLYRQTITGINDERDAGSVFTAWVPAPVDGAQAKAVHLLIGWERQIGNALRLAAEGYHKRLRDIPVPILSAIARFTTPLTLADGTVYGTDIRLEFQRGPLYGYAGYGLANTSYHAPDGSFGTWFDENIARYNPPHDRRHQVSAVLGMEIRKFTANIRWQFGSGLPFTRVLGFDDIIALRTLVDVREAARRPRVLFERPWNARLPTYHRLDLSLERRFDISGAPLSLQAGAINAYDRTNLFYFDVFRVRRVDQLPIVPFVALKIERL from the coding sequence ATGGAACGGACGGCTTGGATGCTTGCAGCCATCCTGTTTCTCTTCGTATTCGGAATCGGGACGGTTCGCGCGCAATCTTCCTCCGTTTCATCGAACCGAAACGATAGCGAGGGGACCGTGCGCGGGATAGTCACCGACGCCTCGAACGGATTGCCCCTCCCCGGCGCCAATGTGCTTCTCCGGGACAGCACAGGTAGCACAATGGGGTCCGTGTCGAACCGGGACGGCTTTTATCTTATCTCCGGACTGGCGCCCGGCGCGTATCGCCTCCAGGCAAGTTTCATAGGCTTCGAGGCGTATACGGATACGCTGATCGTCGAAGCAGGAGCAAGGATAACCCGCCATATCGCGCTGGTCCCCGCCACGGGAGAACTGAATGAGGTCGTCATCGCCGCCGAAAGCGGAGCGGGGCGCATGAGGGCAGGTTTGCAGACAGTCCGGGCCGCAGGGATCCGGCGAATCCCCGCACCCGACGCGGGCGGCGATCTGGCCTCGTGGCTGCAAAGCCTTCCGGGCGTCGTAGCGCTCGGAGACCGGGGAGGGCAACTGTTTGTCCGTGGAGGCACACCCGCGCAGAACCTGGTGCTGGTCGATGGCCTGCCGGTCTGGCAACCCTTTCATATCGTCGGATTCTTTTCGGCGTTTCCGCACGACCTCGTGTCCAACGCCGATTTTTATGCGGGGGGATTCGGAGCGCGCTACAGCGGGCGTATTTCTTCCGTGGTCGACGTAACCATGCGGGAAGGCAATGCACAACGCTTCGCAGGAGCTGCTTCCATCAGCCCGTTCCTTGCAAGCATGCGCATCGAAGGGCCTCTCCGCAAGGAAAAGGTGTCCTTCCTCGGATCCGCCCGGATGTCCGTCATCGAACAAGCCGCTCCGGTGTTCCTCGCAAAATCGCTGCCTTTGCGTTTCGGCGACATGTTTTTGAAACTTACCTCGTCGGGGAGCACGAACAGCCGGTGCAGTCTGTCGGCGCTGCATACCTTCGACCGGGGGGCCATAGATGTGGACAACGACGATCCGGGAGATGTTTTTCGATGGAGCAATACGGTCGCAGGAGGACGCTGCATCGCGTTTCCTGCAAACACCTCCTCCGTTTTCGAACTGGTCGGCGGCGTGTCGTATTTCAACAACGCCGTGGAGCAATCCATGACCCCTGAACGCGCATCCGACGCCGTACAGATAAGCACGAAGGTCAACCTGACCACCCCCGTGCGGGGCAGACAACTTCGGGTAGGGGCATTCGCCCGGGCAAACTGGCTGGAGTATACGCTGGGCGAACAGTTCCAGAACGTACGGGCGGACAGCGATCTGCTCATAAGCGCAGGGGCGTATGCGGAACTGGAAACAACGATCGGCAACAGCATATCCGTCACGCCCGGCCTCTCCGCCACATTCTATCCCACTCCCTACAAATCCGTCGTAGAACCCCGACTACGCTTCTCCTGGCGCCAGCATGCAGACCAAACATTCCATGCAGCACTGGGCCTCTACCGGCAGACGATCACGGGCATAAACGACGAACGAGACGCCGGATCGGTGTTTACGGCATGGGTGCCGGCCCCCGTGGACGGCGCACAGGCGAAGGCGGTGCATCTGCTGATCGGCTGGGAACGCCAGATCGGGAATGCGCTCCGGCTGGCCGCGGAGGGATATCACAAGCGATTGCGCGACATACCGGTGCCCATCCTGAGTGCGATCGCCCGCTTCACGACGCCGCTCACGCTTGCCGATGGAACCGTGTACGGCACGGACATCCGGCTGGAGTTCCAGCGCGGCCCGCTCTACGGATACGCAGGCTACGGACTGGCGAATACGTCCTACCATGCCCCGGACGGAAGCTTCGGAACATGGTTCGACGAGAATATCGCGCGCTACAATCCGCCCCACGACCGGCGCCACCAGGTGAGCGCGGTCCTCGGCATGGAGATACGCAAATTCACCGCGAACATCCGGTGGCAATTCGGATCCGGGCTACCCTTTACCCGCGTACTGGGCTTCGACGACATTATTGCCTTGCGCACCCTCGTGGATGTGCGTGAAGCGGCCCGGCGTCCCCGCGTGCTCTTCGAACGCCCGTGGAACGCACGCCTGCCCACGTACCACCGTCTGGACCTGTCTCTGGAACGGCGCTTCGATATATCGGGCGCCCCGCTGAGCCTGCAGGCCGGCGCCATCAATGCGTACGACAGAACCAACCTGTTCTATTTCGACGTATTCAGAGTACGCCGCGTCGATCAATTGCCGATCGTCCCGTTCGTAGCCCTGAAGATCGAGCGTTTGTAA
- a CDS encoding TonB-dependent receptor plug domain-containing protein yields the protein MAIRTNTVLVLFLTGALGIGGCAASGGAQDGGTLGDSAKEASTGAVTTLDVSEILQDNPTATIAEMLQGRVAGVQVINGRIRIRGVSSIQGSNEPLIVLDGIPLAIDPFMSYINPHDIQSINVLKDAASTAIYGSRGANGVIEIKTKKGR from the coding sequence ATGGCAATAAGAACGAACACAGTGCTCGTTCTATTTTTGACGGGTGCTTTGGGTATAGGTGGGTGTGCTGCTTCGGGAGGTGCGCAGGACGGTGGTACGCTCGGAGATTCTGCAAAAGAGGCGTCTACCGGGGCTGTGACCACGCTGGACGTTTCTGAAATTCTGCAGGATAATCCCACGGCGACCATTGCAGAGATGCTTCAGGGACGCGTGGCGGGCGTGCAGGTTATCAACGGGCGCATCAGGATTCGAGGGGTGAGTTCAATTCAGGGCAGCAACGAACCGCTCATTGTGCTGGACGGTATTCCTCTCGCCATCGATCCGTTCATGTCGTACATCAATCCCCACGACATTCAGTCGATCAATGTTCTCAAGGATGCGGCGTCCACGGCAATCTACGGGTCGCGGGGGGCGAACGGAGTGATCGAGATCAAAACGAAAAAAGGCAGATAG
- a CDS encoding RagB/SusD family nutrient uptake outer membrane protein has translation MKDFISRRPRLLKGILVLALLIPSSFVLHGCTDLGEDTFGIVTPDQFYETDEQIISALAPVYSQFRSLLWSYHNLSQVSSDETLVPTRGSDWFDGGRWLAIHRHTWDPGLSDLNGAWIDTYTGIARANGLLQILEEAGNTDAALNAEIRALRAFYYFVLLDLFGNVPIVGDDEFVIDAENPPATESRSAVHSFVVSELTAAVPDLPAQWSGSNQGRLTKGAANAMLATLHLNANVFTNNSSEINTSGPNPCGQSDCQSAIAAADAVINSGLYSLLSDFHGNFAVANANSPEFVMEVQHLNQPGLGVNFPHRALHYNQGSPSPWNGFSTLAHVYNAFDEDDARRDIFLIGQAVNYETGEEVDNRQGEPLIFTPEINDVTNATEGEGIRILKFPFDVDNDGGNHGHDYAWWRLSEMYLIKAEALNEINGPTQEVVDLINLVRERAFDPDKPIALSDYPDKASMRDRIMNERLFELTYEARRRQDLVRAGKFTAPWDFKERLDGHLVLFPIPQTQLDANPNLTQNPGY, from the coding sequence ATGAAAGATTTCATTTCCCGCAGACCACGACTGCTTAAGGGAATCCTGGTGCTCGCGCTCCTTATTCCCTCATCCTTTGTGCTGCACGGGTGTACGGACCTCGGCGAAGATACGTTCGGCATCGTCACGCCGGATCAGTTCTACGAGACGGATGAGCAGATCATCTCGGCGCTTGCGCCCGTCTATTCCCAGTTCCGGTCCTTGCTTTGGAGCTACCACAACCTGAGTCAGGTCAGTTCCGACGAAACGCTGGTGCCCACTCGCGGCTCCGACTGGTTCGACGGCGGACGCTGGCTCGCCATACACCGGCACACGTGGGATCCCGGCCTTTCCGACCTGAACGGCGCCTGGATCGATACGTACACCGGCATCGCCCGCGCCAACGGCCTGCTCCAGATTCTGGAAGAAGCAGGCAATACGGACGCGGCGCTCAATGCGGAAATCCGCGCTCTCCGGGCGTTTTATTATTTCGTGCTTCTCGACCTTTTCGGCAATGTGCCCATCGTAGGCGACGACGAATTCGTGATCGATGCGGAAAATCCGCCTGCGACCGAATCCCGGTCCGCGGTGCATAGCTTCGTGGTAAGCGAGTTGACGGCTGCCGTGCCCGATTTGCCCGCCCAGTGGAGCGGCTCGAATCAGGGACGCCTTACGAAAGGCGCCGCCAACGCTATGCTGGCGACGTTGCATCTCAATGCGAACGTGTTCACGAACAACAGTTCCGAGATCAACACGTCCGGCCCGAATCCCTGCGGTCAGAGCGATTGCCAGAGCGCGATCGCCGCGGCGGACGCGGTGATCAACTCGGGTCTGTACAGCCTGCTTTCCGATTTCCACGGAAATTTCGCGGTGGCGAACGCAAACTCTCCCGAGTTCGTGATGGAAGTGCAGCACCTGAACCAGCCGGGGCTGGGCGTCAACTTCCCGCACCGCGCCTTGCATTACAATCAGGGCAGCCCGAGTCCATGGAACGGCTTCTCGACGCTTGCCCATGTGTACAATGCGTTCGACGAAGACGATGCGCGGAGGGATATCTTCCTGATCGGGCAGGCCGTCAATTACGAAACGGGCGAAGAGGTGGACAACCGGCAGGGCGAGCCGCTAATTTTCACGCCGGAAATCAATGATGTCACCAACGCCACGGAAGGAGAGGGCATTCGCATCCTGAAATTCCCCTTCGACGTGGATAACGACGGCGGAAATCATGGCCACGACTATGCCTGGTGGCGTTTGTCCGAGATGTATCTGATCAAGGCCGAGGCGCTCAACGAAATAAACGGCCCGACTCAGGAGGTCGTCGATCTGATCAATCTCGTGCGCGAGCGCGCCTTCGACCCGGATAAGCCCATTGCGCTTAGCGATTATCCGGACAAGGCGTCCATGCGCGATCGTATCATGAACGAACGGCTTTTCGAGTTGACCTACGAGGCGCGTCGCCGTCAGGATCTGGTCCGCGCGGGCAAGTTTACCGCCCCCTGGGATTTCAAGGAGAGGCTTGACGGGCACCTCGTGCTTTTCCCGATTCCGCAGACCCAGCTCGATGCGAATCCGAATCTGACGCAGAATCCGGGTTACTAA
- a CDS encoding TonB-dependent receptor codes for MRKRAKMHEIFVKRKKGVCLCDCERTPPMRILRPAVFCILHLYSFPTGLRRNMFRKLLLSMALALFGANIAFAQVTGTVTEAGTDIPLPGVNIVVDGTLTGTTSGLDGSYSIEAGSGDVLVFSFVGYLSQSIPVGDATVIDVQLQLDEILLEEIVVVGYGTQSREDVTGSVATIDVTNARKGLVTAPDQLIRGRVAGVNVTQNNGEPGAGFNIRIRGGTSISASNDPLYVIDGVPIDNSPITPGGVGVGGAPAPGRNPLNMLNPGDIENITILKDASATAIYGSRGANGVVLITTKGGSSERLSVNYEGYVSASQASRSLDLLSASEYRSFVQQQVSAGVLNQTNLDALGSGDTNWEDEVTQTGVSHSHNLSFAGGANSTNYRASFNYLNQEGAVISSGLERLTARLNADTGVLDDRIRLGINLTSSFNQDDFVQYSETGGFEGALFTNVFAYNPTFPVTNSDGSWYETGAGRQSVRNPVALANQVEDFSKMTRTLGNVSADIDLVEGLTFRMNYGADRSQATRRTYLPKGSPVGYEFGGRAIQANRERTSQTFQSYLTYNEIFADDHTVDILAGYEHNEFLFEEFRAETRDYVTDALSYNSLEAGASLIPPTSQKETSRLISFFGRVNYNYRQRYYLTGVLRRDGSSRFGDGNKWAMFPAVSGAWRISEESFLAGNDLFDDLRLKAGWGVVGSQEIANYLSLAQLGADPGNRAVLGGVPITGVAPVNFANPDLQWEETSSINVGLDYSLLSGKFSGSVEYYVKNTSNLLLEIPVPQPAPVPTRIENVGETQNQGIEFSLDYAAIQDTDLNVTFGGVFNANQNEVVSLGTRDQIITGAISGRGQSDAFAQLILPGEPLGTFYGPIFTGVEGGVQQFQDVDGDGQIEPTGDDRAILGNAQPDFTYGFRANVDWKSWDFSLFIRGVQGVDIFNNTRLVYETKSAVTQGQNFLAAALDDPDGTTEAAKYSSRWIEDGSFIRVDNVTIGYTIDTAQMMSQLTSARIYFSANNLLTITDYEGYDPEVNTNAGLATIGIDYTNYPRPRTFTVGVALGF; via the coding sequence ATGCGGAAGCGGGCGAAAATGCATGAAATTTTTGTCAAAAGAAAAAAAGGGGTATGTTTGTGTGATTGTGAGAGAACCCCGCCAATGCGTATATTGCGCCCTGCAGTTTTTTGCATCCTTCACCTGTATTCCTTCCCAACTGGTTTGCGTAGAAACATGTTCAGGAAACTACTGCTGTCGATGGCATTGGCGCTTTTTGGAGCGAACATTGCTTTTGCACAGGTCACCGGAACCGTCACAGAAGCCGGAACGGATATTCCCTTGCCGGGCGTCAATATCGTCGTTGACGGAACGCTTACGGGCACCACGTCAGGACTTGATGGCTCCTACAGCATCGAGGCCGGCTCGGGAGACGTGCTCGTTTTTTCCTTTGTCGGATACCTTTCCCAGTCCATTCCGGTAGGTGACGCTACCGTAATCGATGTGCAGTTGCAACTGGACGAGATTCTACTGGAAGAAATCGTCGTGGTGGGCTACGGCACGCAGAGCAGGGAGGACGTAACGGGTTCGGTGGCCACCATTGATGTGACCAATGCCCGGAAGGGCCTCGTTACGGCCCCCGACCAGCTCATTCGCGGCCGCGTGGCGGGCGTGAACGTTACGCAGAACAACGGGGAGCCGGGCGCGGGGTTCAACATCCGTATTCGCGGCGGGACATCCATCAGCGCTTCGAACGACCCGCTTTACGTGATTGACGGCGTGCCCATCGACAACAGCCCCATTACGCCGGGAGGCGTGGGCGTGGGGGGCGCTCCCGCTCCGGGCCGCAACCCGCTCAACATGCTCAATCCCGGGGATATCGAAAACATCACCATCCTGAAGGATGCCTCGGCCACGGCGATCTACGGCTCGCGCGGGGCCAACGGCGTGGTGCTGATTACCACGAAAGGCGGTTCTTCCGAACGTCTTTCCGTCAATTACGAGGGGTACGTTTCCGCTTCCCAGGCTTCCCGGTCGCTGGATCTGCTTTCGGCCTCCGAGTACCGGTCGTTCGTGCAGCAACAGGTCAGCGCCGGCGTACTTAACCAGACCAATCTTGACGCACTCGGCAGCGGCGATACCAATTGGGAGGACGAGGTTACGCAGACGGGCGTTTCGCATTCGCATAATTTGTCCTTCGCAGGGGGCGCGAACAGCACGAATTATCGCGCTTCGTTCAATTACCTGAATCAGGAGGGCGCCGTGATCAGTTCGGGCCTCGAGCGTTTGACGGCGCGTCTCAACGCCGATACCGGGGTGCTGGACGACCGGATTCGTCTCGGCATCAATCTGACGAGTTCGTTCAATCAGGACGATTTCGTGCAGTACAGTGAGACGGGCGGATTCGAGGGTGCGCTTTTCACCAACGTATTTGCGTACAACCCCACGTTTCCCGTTACCAATTCGGATGGGTCCTGGTATGAAACCGGAGCCGGCAGGCAGTCCGTGCGAAACCCGGTAGCGCTTGCCAATCAGGTGGAAGACTTCTCGAAGATGACCCGAACCCTCGGCAACGTATCGGCGGATATCGATCTTGTCGAGGGCCTGACGTTCAGAATGAATTACGGAGCGGACAGGTCGCAAGCCACGCGCCGGACGTACCTGCCGAAAGGAAGCCCGGTCGGCTACGAATTTGGAGGGCGTGCGATTCAGGCCAACAGGGAACGCACCTCGCAGACGTTCCAGAGTTACCTTACCTACAACGAGATTTTCGCCGACGACCATACGGTGGATATTCTCGCAGGCTATGAGCACAACGAATTTTTGTTCGAGGAATTTCGCGCGGAGACGAGGGATTACGTAACCGACGCCCTGAGTTACAATTCGCTGGAAGCCGGCGCCTCGCTGATTCCGCCGACCTCGCAAAAGGAAACCAGCCGTCTGATTTCCTTCTTCGGTCGGGTCAACTACAATTATCGCCAGCGGTACTACCTTACCGGCGTGCTGCGCCGTGACGGGTCTTCCCGGTTCGGCGATGGCAACAAGTGGGCCATGTTTCCCGCTGTTTCCGGCGCCTGGCGGATTAGCGAGGAATCGTTCCTTGCCGGCAACGATCTGTTCGACGACTTGCGGCTGAAGGCCGGTTGGGGTGTAGTAGGCAGCCAGGAAATTGCCAACTACCTGTCACTTGCGCAGCTTGGCGCGGATCCGGGCAACCGCGCGGTGCTCGGCGGAGTGCCCATTACGGGAGTTGCGCCGGTCAATTTCGCCAATCCGGACCTGCAGTGGGAGGAGACCTCCTCCATCAACGTGGGACTGGATTACAGCCTGCTGTCGGGCAAGTTCTCGGGTTCCGTCGAGTACTATGTCAAGAACACCAGCAACCTTTTGCTGGAAATCCCCGTGCCGCAGCCGGCTCCCGTGCCGACCCGCATCGAAAATGTGGGCGAGACACAGAATCAGGGCATCGAGTTTTCGCTGGATTACGCGGCGATTCAGGATACCGATCTGAATGTCACCTTCGGGGGCGTTTTCAACGCCAACCAGAACGAAGTGGTGAGTTTGGGCACTCGGGATCAGATCATCACGGGCGCGATCAGCGGACGCGGGCAATCCGACGCCTTCGCCCAGTTGATTCTTCCCGGCGAGCCGCTCGGCACGTTTTACGGTCCGATCTTTACCGGCGTCGAGGGTGGAGTACAGCAATTCCAGGACGTTGACGGAGACGGCCAGATCGAGCCGACCGGCGACGACCGGGCTATTCTCGGGAATGCGCAGCCCGATTTCACGTACGGGTTTCGCGCCAACGTGGATTGGAAATCCTGGGATTTCAGCCTCTTTATCCGGGGCGTTCAGGGCGTAGACATCTTCAATAACACGAGACTCGTCTACGAGACGAAGAGCGCGGTTACCCAGGGGCAAAACTTCCTGGCTGCAGCGCTCGACGATCCCGACGGAACGACCGAAGCCGCCAAATACTCCTCGCGCTGGATCGAAGACGGCTCGTTCATTCGCGTCGACAATGTGACCATCGGTTACACGATCGATACGGCGCAGATGATGAGTCAGTTGACCAGCGCCCGGATCTATTTCTCGGCCAACAACCTGCTGACCATTACCGACTACGAGGGATACGATCCGGAAGTGAATACAAACGCCGGATTGGCCACGATCGGCATCGATTACACGAATTACCCCCGGCCCCGCACCTTTACAGTGGGTGTAGCGCTCGGGTTCTGA